In a genomic window of Zingiber officinale cultivar Zhangliang chromosome 9B, Zo_v1.1, whole genome shotgun sequence:
- the LOC122024806 gene encoding WAT1-related protein At1g68170-like: MSLAMGSGIGDWSKVARGLMPPAAMMLVQVVFAGVNLLYKLALNDGMDATVLVAYRYIFAAAFTTPLAFFIERKQRPKLTGKVLGLAFLCGLFGAGLAQNLYVSSMRLTSVTFVSAMSNLVPAMTFVLAISFRFEKLGIRTNYGQAKIIGTLLGLSGAMLLTFYKGVDIKLWSSKINLLKATNNGGRGSIPSHPNDILGSFLAVSSCLCYALWLLFQAKLTQLYPCHCSNTALVCLMGSILASILALCFQRHKIQWRLGFDIRLLTAAYSGILATGMCFTLLGWCIMKKGPVYASVFNPLSLVLVAILSSFLLSEELYLGCLLGSGLIVLGLYLVLWGKGIEESKFGDQSVEEAVAAGELMEVVVVRETGTHLPSAIINDAELNHNTEEEDKP; the protein is encoded by the exons ATGTCTTTGGCCATGGGAAGTGGAATCGGTGATTGGAGTAAGGTTGCGCGAGGATTGATGCCGCCGGCTGCAATGATGCTGGTGCAGGTGGTGTTCGCCGGAGTGAACTTGCTGTACAAGCTGGCCTTGAACGATGGCATGGACGCGACGGTCCTCGTCGCCTACCGCTACATTTTCGCCGCCGCTTTCACTACGCCTCTTGCCTTCTTCATCGAAAG GAAGCAGAGGCCAAAGTTAACAGGGAAGGTACTTGGGCTGGCTTTCCTCTGTGGATTATTCGG GGCGGGTCTTGCGCAAAATCTCTATGTTTCTAGTATGCGACTGACTTCAGTTACTTTCGTTTCTGCAATGAGCAATCTGGTTCCTGCAATGACTTTTGTTTTGGCTATCTCATTCAG ATTTGAGAAGCTTGGAATAAGAACAAATTACGGACAGGCAAAGATCATAGGAACGCTGTTGGGATTGTCTGGTGCAATGCTTCTCACCTTTTACAAGGGAGTAGATATAAAACTCTGGTCTTCAAAGATAAACCTTCTTAAGGCAACGAATAATGGAGGCCGTGGCTCGATACCTTCACATCCTAATGATATCCTGGGATCGTTCTTGGCAGTGTCCAGTTGTTTGTGTTATGCACTGTGGTTGCTTTTTCAG GCGAAATTAACTCAACTATACCCTTGCCATTGCTCCAATACTGCATTGGTGTGTTTGATGGGGTCTATTCTAGCTAGCATTCTAGCCCTTTGTTTTCAGAGGCACAAGATCCAGTGGAGACTTGGGTTCGACATTAGGCTTCTCACTGCCGCCTATTCT GGCATATTGGCTACTGGGATGTGCTTCACACTGTTGGGTTGGTGCATCATGAAGAAAGGCCCTGTGTATGCCTCTGTTTTCAATCCTTTATCACTTGTGCTTGTCGCCATTTTGAGCTCATTTCTATTGAGTGAGGAGTTATATTTGGGATG TCTGTTGGGATCAGGCCTGATTGTGCTTGGACTCTACTTAGTTCTGTGGGGAAAAGGAATAGAAGAATCTAAATTTGGTGATCAATCAGTTGAAGAAGCAGTTGCCGCTGGGGAGCTTATGGAGGTGGTAGTAGTTCGAGAAACTGGTACTCATCTTCCCTCTGCAATTATAAATGATGCTGAACTAAACCATAACACAGAGGAGGAAGACAAGCCATGA
- the LOC122024989 gene encoding probable mediator of RNA polymerase II transcription subunit 26c: protein MEEDGLRRLMRSANVDLWSLIDTAISVAAAEHGEELRARRDGIVQRLYASDGRCGNCGGSSGARSGSPVAAKEEEVKGRSSPWEKRIATGEGTSSTPSPESMNNAVGVVVEEEEEEEEEEQEEDVPRSYGHSIEEVKRKILAIKQFLEDTDQPEDSLVSLLQNLADMDITFKTLKETDIGRYVNNHRKHPSNEVRQLVKQLVRKWKDLVDEWAKSNSANGTASPAIITNGDSPLQIYGRSSQNSNQMPEFGNSPNPHVGYLSTERNSSEPIEPKAKKPTHNPARNNGSSTRPPSSSASLAKAKEKKDNSPDAERLASARKRLHDNYLEAQNAKKQRTIQVMDIHEIPKPKNSFVRKGVSHGKH from the exons ATGGAGGAAGATGGCCTGCGGAGGTTGATGCGTAGCGCCAACGTGGATCTGTGGTCCTTGATCGACACCGCCATCTCCGTCGCCGCGGCGGAGCACGGGGAGGAGCTACGCGCGAGGAGGGATGGGATCGTGCAGAGGCTCTACGCCTCCGATGGGCGGTGCGGAAACTGTGGGGGATCCTCCGGCGCCCGAAGCGGCAGCCCCGTGGCGGCGAAGGAGGAGGAGGTGAAGGGAAGAAGCAGTCCGTGGGAGAAGAGGATAGCGACCGGGGAGGGGACGTCCTCCACGCCGTCGCCGGAATCGATGAATAACGCGGTCggggtggtggtggaggaggaggaggaggaggaggaagaagaacaagaggAAGATGTTCCTAGGAGTTACGGCCATTCGATTGAGGAAGTAAAGAGGAAAATCCTGGCCATCAAACAGTTTTTGGAAGATACCGATCAG CCGGAGGATTCTTTGGTTAGCTTGCTGCAGAATCTAGCGGACATGGATATCACATTCAAAACTCTCAAA GAAACGGACATCGGAAGATACGTGAATAATCACCGGAAACATCCTTCCAATGAAGTCCGGCAATTGGTGAAGCAACTCGTCAG GAagtggaaagacctggtggaCGAGTGGGCGAAATCCAATTCCGCGAACGGCACTGCTTCGCCAGCAATCATCA CCAACGGAGACTCGCCACTACAGATATATGGGAGGAGCTCTCAAAATAGCAACCAA ATGCCAGAGTTTGGAAATTCGCCTAATCCACACG TCGGTTACTTGAGCACTGAGAGGAACAGTTCGGAACCGATAGAGCCAAAGGCAAAAAAACCCACACATAATCCAGCCAGAAACAATGGCAGTTCCACCCGCCCACCATCATCCTCTGCTTCTCTAGCT AAGGCAAAGGAAAAGAAGGACAACTCCCCGGACGCAGAGCGGCTCGCTTCGGCCAGGAAAAGACTTCACGATAACTATCTCGAAGCACAGAATG CCAAAAAGCAACGAACGATTCAGGTGATGGACATCCACGAGATACCAAAGCCCAAGAACTCCTTCGTCCGAAAAGGCGTGTCCCATGGGAAACACTGA